A portion of the Lolium rigidum isolate FL_2022 chromosome 1, APGP_CSIRO_Lrig_0.1, whole genome shotgun sequence genome contains these proteins:
- the LOC124704460 gene encoding non-specific lipid transfer protein GPI-anchored 1-like, which translates to MARRWQLAAVLFLAVSTATSSMAQDALQTKCQDDLSKLSDCMDYATGHEDSPSAKCCDDTSETQKERPECLCYIIQQVHSGNHGVQNLGLRFDRLLAQPAACKLTHANVSLCINLLHLTPSSPDYAMFANASKITPSPAAPASASTANGGFKVPTGLGYGVVAAAVVSAVFSSIF; encoded by the exons ATGGCGCGGCGGTGGCAGCTGGCGGCGGTGCTTTTCCTGGCCGTGTCGACGGCGACGTCGTCCATGGCGCAGGACGCGCTGCAGACCAAGTGCCAGGACGACTTGTCGAAGCTGTCGGACTGCATGGACTACGCGACGGGGCACGAGGACTCGCCGTCGGCCAAGTGCTGCGACGACACGTCGGAGACGCAGAAGGAGCGCCCCGAGTGCCTCTGCTACATCATCCAGCAGGTGCACAGCGGCAACCACGGCGTACAGAACCTCGGCCTCCGCTTCGACCGCCTCCTCGCGCAGCCCGCCGCCTGCAAGCTCACGCACGCCAACGTTTCCCTCTGCATCA ACCTACTGCACCTGACCCCGAGCTCACCAGACTACGCAATGTTCGCAAACGCCTCCAAGA TTACTCCGTCTCCTGCCGCCCCGGCGAGCGCCAGCACCGCCAACGGCGGATTCAAGGTCCCAACGGGGCTCGGCTACGGCGTCGTGGCGGCGGCCGTGGTCTCCGCGGTCTTCTCATCCATCTTCTGA
- the LOC124704544 gene encoding protein NUCLEAR FUSION DEFECTIVE 4-like translates to MCILIFIGNNGETYFNTAALVSCVQNFPKNRGPIVGILKGFAGLSGAIITQIYAIMHTPDDAALIFMVAVGPAMVVVALMFVVRPVGGHRQVRPSDGISFTFVYSVCLVLAAYLMGVMLLEDLVGLSETVMVVCTIILIALLLLPIVIPVILSFFSNDDESAYAALLPSPRREEASGSVPSEEQNEVILSEVEDVKPKDVDLLPASERQKRIAELQTRLFQAAAVGAVRVKRRRGPRRGEDFTLLQAMIKADFWLLFFSLLLGSGSGLTVIDNLGQMSQSLGFEESHIFVSMISIWNFLGRVAGGYLSEIIVKDYAYPRAIALATAQVFMAIGHFTFAMAWPGTMYIGTLLIGLGYGAHWAIVPAAASELFGVKNFGALYNFLTVANPAGSLVFSGIIASGIYDYEAKKQASQHLNSMVVTMPGRLLGMVSDATPALKCEGAICFFISSLIMSGFCVIAVILSLILVHRTKIVYTNLYGTPR, encoded by the exons ATGTGCATTCTAATTTTTATCGGAAATAATGGTGAGACATACTTCAATACTGCTGCACTCGTCTCATGTGTTCAAAACTTCCCCAAGAACCGTGGACCAATTGTTGGTATCCTCAAGGGATTTGCTGGTCTGAGTGGTGCAATCATAACACAGATTTATGCAATAATGCACACGCCTGATGACGCTGCACTGATATTCATGGTTGCTGTTGGGCCAGCAATGGTAGTTGTCGCTTTAATGTTCGTTGTTAGACCAGTTGGGGGTCACAGACAAGTACGGCCGTCTGATGGTATAAGTTTCACGTTTGTATATAGCGTATGCTTAGTTTTAGCAGCTTATCTGATGGGTGTGATGCTGCTTGAAGACCTTGTTGGCTTGAGCGAAACAGTTATGGTTGTGTGTACCATCATTCTGATAGCCCTGTTGCTACTTCCAATAGTCATCCCTGTGATACTCAGCTTCTTTTCAAATGACGACGAGAGTGCCTATGCAGCACTGTTACCATCACCACGAAGAGAAGAAGCAAGTGGTTCAGTACCGTCCGAAGAGCAAAATGAAGTTATACTCAGTGAGGTGGAGGATGTAAAACCAAAAGATGTTGATCTACTTCCAGCCTCGGAGAGGCAGAAGAGGATTGCTGAGTTGCAGACTAGGCTATTCCAGGCAGCTGCTGTTGGCGCTGTCAGGGTTAAAAGGAGGAGAGGTCCACGACGAGGAGAGGATTTCACGTTGCTGCAGGCGATGATCAAGGCAGATTTTTGGCTTCTATTTTTTTCCCTTCTGTTGGGGTCAGGATCAGGTCTTACTGTGATTGATAATCTTGGGCAAATGAGCCAGTCACTGGGTTTTGAGGAAAGCCACATTTTCGTGTCAATGATTAGCATCTGGAACTTCCTTGGACGTGTTGCTGGGGGCTACTTATCAGAGATTATTGTCAA GGATTACGCATATCCAAGGGCAATTGCCTTAGCGACAGCTCAAGTATTCATGGCAATTGGACACTTCACCTTCGCAATGGCTTGGCCTGGCACAATGTACATTGGCACATTGCTCATCGGGCTCGGGTATGGCGCCCACTGGGCCATCGTGCCAGCTGCTGCCTCCGAACTCTTTGGCGTGAAGAATTTCGGAGCATTGTACAACTTCCTTACTGTCGCAAACCCCGCAGGGTCCCTGGTTTTCTCGGGTATCATTGCCAGCGGCATCTATGATTACGAAGCCAAGAAGCAAGCTAGCCAGCACCTGAACTCAATGGTGGTGACAATGCCCGGCAGATTACTTGGAATGGTCTCAGACGCCACTCCTGCGCTGAAGTGTGAGGGGGCCATCTGCTTTTTTATCTCGTCTCTGATCATGTCAGGGTTCTGCGTCATCGCTGTTATCCTGAGCTTGATCCTGGTCCACCGGACGAAGATTGTGTACACCAATCtgtatggtacacctcgttga